The Nostoc sp. 'Lobaria pulmonaria (5183) cyanobiont' genome window below encodes:
- a CDS encoding phosphate/phosphite/phosphonate ABC transporter substrate-binding protein translates to MFVRFPRRFFLFNLLGLTFAACQPRKEFEGTLTIGAINYGGGEQIINQYAKFNSYLGEKTNSYIQLEPVFNENRAVERLEARAWSLVFAPPGLAAIAIARHQYVPLFPLIGISNLRSIFVVRKDNPITDLKQLQGKTVALGQLGSATGYYFPLYNLYGTTLADIVFAPTPKAALELVAQGKAIACAVSEAELSLYSSQLGPTEFRILFKDPHYVPLGVVLIGPNIERNRQEFIRKVMSDSPSGLAQEVGYVPNGQVPDYKYMISVVDRLSSISSKLQNKPVRLF, encoded by the coding sequence ATGTTTGTGCGATTTCCCCGTCGTTTCTTTCTGTTTAATCTGCTAGGTTTGACATTTGCTGCCTGCCAACCACGAAAGGAGTTTGAGGGCACATTAACTATTGGTGCGATCAACTATGGTGGAGGCGAACAGATTATTAATCAATATGCTAAATTTAATAGTTACTTAGGCGAAAAAACGAACTCATATATTCAGCTAGAGCCTGTTTTTAATGAAAATAGAGCGGTTGAGCGTCTTGAGGCTCGTGCTTGGTCATTGGTATTTGCTCCACCTGGTTTAGCGGCTATTGCGATCGCACGTCACCAATATGTTCCCCTATTTCCTTTAATAGGTATTAGTAATTTGCGTTCCATCTTTGTTGTTCGCAAAGATAATCCGATAACCGACTTGAAACAGCTACAAGGTAAAACAGTGGCTTTAGGACAGCTAGGTTCAGCAACAGGATATTATTTTCCTCTTTACAATCTTTATGGTACAACACTGGCTGACATAGTATTTGCACCCACACCCAAAGCCGCGCTAGAATTAGTGGCTCAAGGAAAAGCGATCGCCTGTGCCGTCTCAGAGGCGGAATTAAGTCTCTACAGTTCACAGTTGGGCCCAACTGAATTTCGCATATTATTTAAAGACCCTCACTATGTACCATTAGGTGTGGTCTTGATTGGGCCGAATATAGAACGTAACCGTCAAGAGTTCATCCGCAAAGTGATGAGTGATTCACCTTCTGGTTTAGCTCAAGAAGTGGGATACGTACCCAATGGACAAGTACCAGATTACAAATACATGATTTCTGTGGTCGATCGGTTAAGCTCAATTAGTTCCAAGCTGCAAAATAAACCTGTTCGTTTATTTTAA
- a CDS encoding Tll0287-like domain-containing protein — MLNNITLKNLKIGAKFNLLLILVFIVSIVGSGFALSSVLQGRAQNEVASQAQTLIQMVNAVRDYTQNRIVPLLEPRLDTNPTFMPEVVPTFSSKEVFENFRKKPEYKNFFHKDATLNPTNLADKADSFETQLVERFRNEPKTLQITGFRTLSEGEVFYFAQPLKITQQQCLRCHTTPEQAPKSQLLTYGSENGFGWKLNQIVSAQIISVPSEEIFANAKRTWTLIMVFLITIFAIVVFLINFLIKKYVIQRIRRIEKIAQKVSVGDMNADFEESSNDEIGGLAEAFNRMKASLKIALEMLNNQS, encoded by the coding sequence ATGTTAAACAACATTACGTTAAAAAACTTAAAAATAGGTGCTAAATTTAACTTACTTTTAATATTAGTTTTCATAGTCAGTATTGTGGGAAGTGGCTTTGCCTTATCCAGTGTACTTCAAGGGAGAGCGCAAAATGAAGTGGCTTCTCAAGCACAGACTCTCATCCAAATGGTGAACGCAGTTAGAGATTATACACAAAATCGTATAGTTCCTCTATTGGAACCTAGATTAGATACTAACCCAACATTCATGCCTGAAGTAGTACCAACTTTTTCCTCTAAAGAGGTTTTTGAGAATTTTCGTAAAAAGCCGGAATATAAAAACTTTTTTCATAAAGATGCAACACTTAATCCAACTAATTTAGCAGATAAAGCCGATAGTTTTGAAACTCAACTTGTAGAGCGTTTTCGGAACGAACCCAAGACTCTACAAATTACTGGCTTTCGCACCTTATCAGAAGGCGAAGTATTTTATTTTGCCCAACCACTCAAGATTACACAGCAGCAATGTCTGCGATGTCATACTACACCAGAGCAGGCTCCTAAGAGTCAGCTGCTAACTTATGGATCGGAAAATGGTTTTGGCTGGAAACTGAATCAGATTGTTTCTGCCCAAATAATCTCTGTTCCTTCTGAAGAGATTTTTGCCAATGCCAAACGGACTTGGACATTGATAATGGTATTTTTAATTACTATCTTTGCGATCGTAGTTTTCTTAATTAACTTCTTAATCAAAAAATATGTAATTCAGCGCATTAGAAGAATAGAAAAAATAGCTCAAAAAGTTAGTGTTGGTGATATGAACGCTGATTTTGAAGAAAGCTCTAATGATGAAATTGGCGGGTTAGCAGAAGCATTTAATCGGATGAAAGCTAGCTTAAAAATAGCTCTGGAGATGCTGAATAATCAAAGCTGA
- a CDS encoding DUF4278 domain-containing protein — MKLYYRGLSYECDPNKVGSKKTEQPFRPVPQIGPAYNLMYRGVNYRVDPNSKSAKVPLPIADKLSFRGITYFVNKTPLGEVSVVSQPTTNSKVGVLPISEELKLQQ, encoded by the coding sequence ATGAAACTTTACTATCGTGGTCTGAGCTACGAATGCGACCCAAACAAAGTTGGCAGCAAAAAAACAGAACAGCCATTTCGACCAGTTCCTCAAATTGGGCCAGCTTATAATCTGATGTACCGTGGTGTTAACTATCGTGTCGATCCAAATTCCAAATCGGCTAAAGTTCCTCTACCAATAGCTGATAAATTGAGCTTTCGAGGAATCACCTACTTTGTAAATAAAACTCCACTAGGAGAAGTTAGCGTAGTCTCTCAACCAACAACAAATTCAAAAGTTGGGGTACTGCCGATTTCTGAGGAATTAAAGCTTCAACAATAA
- the mltA gene encoding murein transglycosylase A encodes MRKTLALLSLSLGIALVNPLWSAVAQVPNLLPLPIPTAPDLPPIPIPITPEITPPLKPITIGTDCTVRPTCLGWDEQIWGQRGRIGDRKALLASIDNSLLYLTKGDAIAAYQNYPVREITLDRVRRSLLRFRELVVSSMSAAQLQAAVRQEFVFYQSVGNDGKGTVKFTAYYEPVYTASRVRTSIYKYPLYRLPPNFSQWPKPHPKRIDLEGKDGLKGNKSKLRGLELLWFRDRLDAYMVHIQGSAQIKLTNGKTTSVGYAGGTDYPWTSIGKELAKDGKLPLNGLTMPRMTAYFRQKPQELSNYLPRWKRFIFFQETGGTGATGSIHVPVTAERSIATDKSLMPPGALALIYNSFPYPASSGKLENRTVSRFVLDQDTGSAIKGPGRVDYFMGSGKLAGDRAGVTGGNGSLYYLLLKE; translated from the coding sequence ATGAGAAAAACCCTTGCTTTGCTTTCCTTGAGTTTAGGAATTGCCCTTGTGAATCCTCTCTGGTCGGCTGTTGCTCAGGTTCCTAACTTACTGCCGTTGCCAATACCGACTGCTCCCGATCTTCCACCTATACCAATACCAATCACTCCTGAGATCACGCCGCCGCTAAAACCAATCACTATCGGAACCGATTGTACAGTCCGGCCGACTTGCTTGGGTTGGGATGAGCAAATTTGGGGTCAAAGAGGTAGAATAGGCGATCGCAAAGCGTTGTTAGCTTCTATTGACAACAGTCTGCTTTACCTAACAAAGGGTGATGCGATCGCAGCATATCAAAATTATCCAGTTCGGGAAATTACCCTTGATCGGGTCCGCCGGAGTTTGCTACGTTTCCGCGAACTGGTTGTCAGTTCTATGTCAGCAGCGCAACTACAAGCTGCTGTCCGCCAGGAGTTTGTCTTCTACCAGTCTGTGGGCAACGATGGCAAGGGTACTGTTAAGTTCACTGCTTACTACGAACCTGTTTATACCGCTAGCCGTGTCAGGACTTCAATATATAAATATCCTCTTTATCGGCTACCACCTAATTTCAGCCAATGGCCTAAACCCCACCCAAAACGAATTGATTTGGAAGGGAAAGATGGTTTAAAAGGGAATAAGAGCAAGTTACGGGGTTTAGAACTGCTTTGGTTTCGCGATCGCCTAGACGCATACATGGTACATATCCAAGGTTCTGCCCAAATTAAATTAACCAATGGCAAAACAACGTCAGTTGGCTATGCCGGTGGAACTGATTACCCTTGGACTAGTATCGGCAAAGAACTAGCCAAAGATGGCAAACTTCCACTAAATGGATTGACAATGCCACGGATGACTGCTTATTTCCGGCAAAAACCCCAGGAGTTGAGCAATTATCTACCGCGCTGGAAACGATTTATTTTCTTCCAAGAAACTGGTGGTACCGGAGCTACAGGCAGTATTCATGTACCAGTGACAGCAGAACGTTCCATTGCTACAGATAAGTCTCTCATGCCTCCGGGAGCGCTAGCGCTGATTTACAATTCATTTCCCTATCCTGCCAGTAGTGGCAAACTAGAGAATCGTACTGTTAGCCGCTTTGTACTTGACCAAGATACAGGAAGCGCCATCAAAGGCCCGGGCCGGGTAGATTATTTTATGGGATCTGGTAAACTAGCAGGCGATCGCGCTGGTGTCACAGGCGGTAATGGTTCACTATATTATTTGCTGCTCAAAGAATAG
- a CDS encoding DUF5895 domain-containing protein, which translates to MKASANFDFEDDKFNAPPSQVLPWCQMINPRYGTDGMQSHGLAIKLDNANAVGFVPDDNWQQVEHEFTSGVETVFITTTPRVVIVRRGPLSVKDRESGLKLGTLKENYDAFLADKLKFKTFTRYLIFIVGENKKFLHEFPLQLTLNGAAGASFSKTYCEYQQGKVVSGFVAELEKAYAVYRKQPLTPKGPLFHAHGIFCPIIECEERGIEPNTVLVASTVDYKHPTVGTLTQYLIASDALESAMICKTFEEYKDFGKEPVKSEIPKLAMAGVSNSYVYADEDDFAYPPY; encoded by the coding sequence ATGAAAGCATCTGCTAATTTCGACTTTGAAGACGATAAATTTAATGCACCGCCTTCTCAAGTCCTTCCCTGGTGTCAGATGATTAATCCTCGATATGGCACAGATGGTATGCAATCCCACGGTTTGGCAATTAAGCTGGATAATGCCAATGCTGTCGGCTTTGTGCCAGATGATAATTGGCAGCAAGTAGAGCATGAATTTACCTCTGGAGTCGAAACGGTCTTTATTACCACTACTCCACGCGTGGTTATAGTGCGTCGGGGACCATTGTCTGTCAAAGATCGGGAAAGCGGTCTAAAACTGGGTACGCTCAAAGAGAATTATGATGCTTTTTTAGCCGACAAACTTAAATTTAAAACCTTTACTCGCTATCTAATTTTTATAGTGGGAGAGAATAAAAAGTTTTTACATGAATTCCCATTACAACTAACACTTAATGGTGCTGCCGGAGCAAGTTTCAGCAAAACCTACTGCGAATATCAACAAGGTAAAGTAGTTAGTGGATTCGTTGCTGAACTAGAAAAAGCTTATGCTGTTTATCGCAAGCAACCTTTGACACCAAAAGGGCCATTGTTCCATGCTCACGGGATTTTTTGTCCCATCATTGAGTGTGAAGAAAGAGGTATTGAACCAAATACAGTTTTGGTAGCTTCAACTGTGGACTATAAACATCCTACCGTAGGGACTTTAACGCAATATTTAATTGCTTCCGATGCTCTTGAGTCTGCAATGATTTGTAAGACTTTTGAAGAATACAAAGATTTTGGCAAGGAACCTGTAAAATCAGAAATCCCTAAATTGGCAATGGCAGGAGTTTCCAACTCTTACGTTTATGCTGATGAGGATGATTTTGCTTATCCGCCGTATTAG
- a CDS encoding ribbon-helix-helix protein, CopG family encodes MNKKWAVKRITINLASNEAKKLEKYCEQTGRPATDVIREIIRALPLTK; translated from the coding sequence ATGAACAAAAAATGGGCGGTCAAGCGAATCACTATAAATCTGGCATCAAACGAAGCCAAAAAACTTGAAAAATATTGTGAACAGACAGGTAGACCAGCAACGGATGTAATTAGAGAGATCATTAGAGCCTTGCCACTGACGAAATAA
- a CDS encoding fatty acid hydroxylase: MLEAIAVAWLLLFFSDFLSTFFYHVPEHVFGSLHLKTHHSWKKDFRHYAILTFNPQVLLDGILGALPYVLIAVVLWLFSPIGVISGLLLGQFHVWWRHISVLGWQTPKPVNILCQILFITTPERHWLHHHKTNLGFGDIFTFFEQPAQMWLRWLRLLRLRFRDSRI, translated from the coding sequence ATGCTTGAGGCTATCGCTGTTGCTTGGTTATTACTGTTTTTTAGCGATTTTCTATCTACATTCTTTTACCATGTACCCGAGCACGTTTTTGGTAGCCTTCATTTAAAAACGCATCACTCCTGGAAAAAGGACTTCCGCCACTATGCTATTTTGACTTTTAATCCCCAGGTTCTTTTAGATGGTATCTTGGGAGCTTTACCTTATGTACTTATAGCAGTAGTCTTGTGGCTTTTCTCTCCCATTGGCGTTATCTCTGGATTACTGCTTGGTCAGTTTCATGTATGGTGGAGACACATAAGTGTACTGGGTTGGCAAACTCCAAAGCCTGTAAATATCTTATGTCAAATTCTATTTATTACCACTCCTGAGAGACACTGGTTACATCATCACAAAACTAATTTAGGTTTCGGTGATATTTTCACCTTCTTTGAACAACCTGCACAAATGTGGTTGCGCTGGCTGCGATTACTCAGACTTCGTTTTCGCGACTCTCGGATCTAA
- a CDS encoding GAF domain-containing sensor histidine kinase: MSAVSLRKMLNKKELPSLLHNLIYQFNIAIDVELVDGTKLISIGEQTVENRYPIEVSGEIIGWVVGEEQATLLATLLSFLAKQEAEKKVLAKELLERYQEIDLFDDISTQLTTSLDTRQIAQLVLQELGQLIESSAGMILLLSSDATAFEIIAEFGVFFDRSQPQPGKGIIGNIVQSNRAELVNDVQADPRLEGQKNVSAMICVPLRAKERVLGAIAIGTAKTDSYKAEHLKLVSIFASQTAIAIDKAVLYEQSTQAAVQAKAQTQRLQQALHELQLAQTQLIQSEKMSSLGQLIAGVAHEINNPVNFICGNLKYVAEYAQDLLHLLEKYQKFLPVAPPELESELDNIDLEFIMQDFPKLLDSMKLGTGRIVEIVQSLKNFSRHDEAEMKAVNIHDGIDGTLMILHHRVKADVHRPAIEIVKDYAKLPLIECYPGQLNQVFMNILANAIDALEESMENSEVRSSPQSPNPNPQITIRTKALDQQWVVIRIADNGPGMKEEVIRRIYDPFFTTKDVGKGTGLGMAISYQIVVDRHGGMLKCRSQPGEGTEFWIQIPLNCAFVDATEEHNCTSASPIHTTESSPTPDADGFIPSTAPMLKPTDLLSRHTQLIQRLSQHSPDVEGASPDQIYQMFQRHPISLKLYATLLSWFCCFNPTQIRH, translated from the coding sequence ATGTCCGCAGTTAGCCTCAGAAAGATGCTTAACAAAAAAGAGTTGCCATCTCTCCTTCATAACTTAATCTACCAGTTCAACATCGCGATTGATGTTGAACTGGTAGACGGCACGAAGCTGATTAGCATTGGAGAGCAAACTGTGGAAAACCGATATCCAATCGAGGTTTCAGGAGAAATCATCGGTTGGGTTGTTGGGGAAGAACAAGCAACTCTACTTGCGACTTTGCTCTCGTTTCTGGCAAAGCAGGAAGCTGAGAAGAAAGTACTTGCCAAAGAATTGCTGGAGCGATACCAAGAAATTGATTTGTTTGACGATATCTCGACTCAACTGACAACAAGTTTAGATACGCGACAGATCGCTCAACTTGTGCTTCAAGAATTAGGTCAATTAATTGAATCGTCTGCGGGGATGATTCTGCTTTTGAGTTCAGATGCAACCGCGTTTGAAATCATTGCCGAATTTGGAGTGTTTTTTGATCGCAGTCAGCCGCAACCGGGTAAGGGAATTATTGGCAACATTGTGCAATCCAACCGGGCAGAACTGGTCAATGATGTGCAAGCCGATCCGCGATTAGAGGGGCAAAAAAACGTTAGCGCAATGATTTGTGTACCGTTGCGAGCTAAGGAGCGGGTACTGGGAGCGATCGCTATTGGAACGGCCAAAACTGACTCATACAAGGCTGAACACTTGAAACTTGTGAGTATCTTTGCCTCTCAAACAGCGATCGCTATTGACAAAGCTGTGCTTTACGAGCAAAGCACTCAAGCAGCCGTCCAGGCAAAAGCTCAGACACAGAGGCTTCAGCAAGCTCTCCATGAGTTGCAATTGGCCCAAACTCAGTTGATCCAAAGCGAAAAAATGTCAAGTTTAGGGCAACTCATTGCCGGAGTTGCCCATGAAATCAACAACCCGGTTAACTTTATTTGCGGCAATTTAAAGTATGTTGCCGAATACGCCCAAGACTTGTTGCACCTGTTGGAAAAATATCAGAAATTCCTACCTGTTGCTCCTCCAGAATTGGAATCAGAGTTAGACAATATAGACCTGGAATTTATCATGCAGGATTTCCCCAAACTGCTAGATTCGATGAAACTGGGCACAGGTCGCATCGTCGAAATTGTCCAATCCCTAAAAAACTTCTCCCGCCATGACGAAGCTGAAATGAAAGCCGTCAACATCCACGATGGCATCGACGGAACGCTAATGATTCTTCACCATCGCGTGAAAGCCGATGTTCATCGTCCAGCAATTGAAATCGTTAAAGACTATGCAAAACTTCCCCTGATTGAATGCTATCCCGGACAGTTGAATCAGGTGTTTATGAACATCCTGGCAAATGCCATTGATGCTTTGGAAGAAAGTATGGAAAATTCAGAAGTTAGAAGTAGTCCCCAATCCCCAAACCCCAATCCCCAAATCACTATTCGTACCAAAGCCCTTGACCAACAGTGGGTTGTGATTCGCATTGCTGACAATGGCCCAGGCATGAAGGAAGAGGTAATTCGCCGTATTTACGATCCCTTCTTCACCACGAAAGATGTTGGTAAAGGAACCGGGCTAGGCATGGCAATCAGCTACCAAATTGTTGTGGACAGACATGGGGGAATGCTCAAGTGTCGTTCTCAACCAGGTGAAGGGACAGAATTCTGGATTCAGATCCCGTTAAATTGTGCATTTGTAGATGCTACTGAAGAACACAATTGCACCTCTGCCTCGCCAATTCACACAACCGAATCATCTCCCACTCCCGATGCCGACGGCTTCATTCCATCAACAGCTCCAATGCTCAAACCTACGGATTTGTTGAGCCGCCATACTCAACTGATCCAGCGACTTTCACAGCACAGTCCAGATGTGGAAGGTGCATCACCTGATCAAATTTACCAGATGTTTCAACGCCACCCAATTTCGTTAAAGCTTTACGCCACTTTGTTGTCTTGGTTCTGTTGTTTTAACCCTACCCAAATACGCCACTAA
- a CDS encoding PAS domain S-box protein, producing the protein MFKQLDEYNSQLFEQCPVGLALCRTDGTLININPAYAAILGRTVSETLNLSYWQITPENCVAEQAVLENLERTGRYGPEEKEFIHKDGHLVPVRVSGLMIEKDGEQLIWSSVEDISDLRRVQQERQHSEKILKKSEARYRSLVKTNTQIIWVSTPEGICFELTDWIAYTGQSLAEAENGGWIDAVHPDDRGYTGEAWGVAVANLSMYQIEYRIRGKDGNYRYFWVWGAPVIEDDGSVREWIGTCTDIQDRKLVEAENQRLKERYRSLVTATSQIVWAATPEGLGISSEMLTWMDYTGQSKAEVEGWGWIDPIHPDDRARSTEVWNAAVANRGIYQTEYRLRGKDGTYRDFSVCGAPVLEEDGSIREWIGTCTDIHDRKQTEAENQRLLDMLNYSSDAIIVRDMSEKILYWNQGAERLYGWTREEVKGQYIHAFIKKTFPKPKQEIIAELLEQGNWEGEVQHLTHEGKLITVQSRWTLQRDISGQPCAVLEINTDITARKQAEIALRQLNKELEARVEERTAALQNTLAEAQGLNAILDNLADGLLVADTAGQITHFNPAFLAMYELTATALNGHYRELPISGLADLVARTQSHPQEVFSAEVALTKERIGQAVATAIFKKTADSELAACFGSALLIRDVTAEKEIDQMKTDFISTVSHELRTPLTSVLGFASIIQEKLETDVFPMISTEDRKLQKTIKRVADNLNIIVSEAERLTSLINDVLDIAKMEAGKVEWQMQPIDPCELLDWASNSTAGLFETNGLQLVCEIEPGLPQIVGDRNRLLQVLINLISNAVKFTESGCVTCRVKQENDGVCISVIDTGIGIAPEDQPKVFEKFRQVGDTLTDKPKGTGLGLPICKQIVDHHGGRIWVESEPGNGSIFSFIIPTYASGQKNTANLNLDTLVKQLKEHVITKNAVLNQNRKTILVVDDDANIRELLRQQLENEGYNVREGKDGMDAIHQIKISRPDLILLDVMMPQINGFDVAAVLKNDPQTADIPIIILSIIENKERGYHIGIDRYLTKPIDTEKLLNEIGSLLYQGTSSKKVLVVDKNASALKTLADVLQTQGYNVIEASDPQECIYKALSAKPDMIIIDSIFSQEADLVKTLRFEKQLENVFFIMLSEQ; encoded by the coding sequence ATGTTTAAGCAACTTGATGAATACAACAGTCAGCTATTTGAACAATGTCCCGTCGGGCTAGCACTATGCCGAACAGATGGGACACTAATTAACATCAACCCTGCCTATGCTGCCATTTTAGGGCGTACTGTTTCAGAAACCCTCAATCTCAGCTACTGGCAAATTACTCCGGAAAACTGTGTCGCCGAGCAAGCCGTGCTAGAGAATTTAGAACGGACTGGTCGCTACGGGCCTGAAGAGAAGGAGTTCATCCACAAAGACGGGCATCTAGTTCCGGTCAGGGTCTCTGGACTGATGATTGAGAAAGATGGAGAGCAACTGATCTGGTCAAGTGTGGAAGACATTAGCGACCTCAGGCGTGTCCAGCAGGAACGTCAACACTCCGAAAAAATCTTGAAAAAGAGCGAAGCACGATACCGCTCTCTGGTCAAAACTAACACGCAAATTATCTGGGTCAGCACACCAGAAGGAATTTGCTTTGAATTGACAGACTGGATCGCCTACACAGGTCAAAGTTTAGCTGAAGCGGAAAATGGGGGCTGGATTGATGCTGTACATCCCGATGATCGTGGCTATACCGGAGAAGCCTGGGGTGTTGCCGTAGCAAACCTGAGCATGTATCAAATTGAATATCGAATTCGTGGCAAGGATGGCAACTATCGCTACTTTTGGGTCTGGGGTGCCCCCGTCATCGAAGATGATGGTAGCGTCCGGGAATGGATTGGCACCTGCACCGATATTCAGGATCGCAAGCTGGTAGAAGCCGAAAATCAGCGTCTTAAAGAACGATATCGCTCGTTAGTAACTGCAACTTCACAGATCGTCTGGGCAGCTACCCCGGAAGGACTGGGAATCAGCAGTGAAATGCTCACCTGGATGGACTATACGGGGCAGAGCAAAGCTGAAGTTGAGGGTTGGGGCTGGATTGATCCAATTCACCCCGATGACCGCGCTAGATCCACAGAAGTTTGGAATGCTGCTGTGGCAAACCGAGGTATCTACCAAACCGAATATCGGCTGCGCGGTAAGGATGGCACATACCGCGACTTTTCTGTCTGTGGTGCCCCCGTCCTGGAAGAAGACGGCAGCATTCGGGAATGGATTGGCACCTGTACTGATATTCACGATCGCAAGCAGACAGAAGCTGAAAATCAACGTTTATTGGATATGTTGAATTATTCTAGCGATGCTATCATTGTGCGCGACATGAGCGAGAAAATCTTGTACTGGAATCAAGGTGCCGAAAGGCTCTATGGCTGGACGCGTGAGGAAGTAAAAGGCCAATATATTCACGCATTTATCAAAAAAACCTTTCCAAAACCAAAACAAGAGATTATAGCAGAGTTATTAGAGCAAGGCAATTGGGAAGGAGAAGTGCAACACCTCACCCATGAAGGCAAACTGATTACCGTGCAGAGCCGATGGACGTTGCAACGGGACATCTCTGGTCAGCCCTGTGCGGTGCTGGAAATTAATACCGATATCACTGCCCGCAAACAAGCAGAAATCGCTCTGCGGCAACTGAATAAAGAACTGGAAGCCAGAGTTGAAGAGCGGACGGCTGCCCTGCAAAATACCCTAGCAGAAGCACAGGGATTAAATGCCATTTTAGATAACTTAGCAGATGGTTTGTTAGTGGCAGACACCGCAGGACAAATCACCCACTTCAATCCTGCCTTTTTAGCCATGTATGAATTGACAGCTACCGCCCTCAATGGTCACTACCGAGAATTGCCGATATCTGGTTTAGCAGACCTAGTTGCACGAACTCAGTCCCATCCCCAAGAGGTGTTCTCTGCCGAAGTTGCACTCACCAAAGAACGCATTGGTCAAGCAGTGGCAACCGCCATTTTCAAAAAGACAGCAGATTCAGAACTCGCTGCCTGCTTTGGTTCGGCACTGCTGATTCGAGATGTGACGGCAGAAAAGGAAATCGACCAGATGAAGACCGATTTCATTTCAACAGTTTCCCATGAGCTGCGGACGCCACTGACTTCTGTCCTCGGTTTTGCGTCGATCATTCAAGAAAAGCTGGAAACCGATGTCTTCCCAATGATTTCTACCGAAGACCGCAAACTTCAGAAAACGATTAAGCGGGTGGCTGACAATCTCAACATTATTGTGTCGGAAGCAGAACGGCTCACGTCTTTGATTAACGATGTCCTGGATATCGCTAAGATGGAAGCAGGTAAAGTGGAATGGCAGATGCAGCCGATTGATCCTTGCGAATTACTGGATTGGGCAAGCAATTCTACCGCCGGGTTATTTGAAACCAATGGCTTGCAGTTGGTGTGCGAGATTGAACCTGGACTGCCTCAGATAGTAGGCGATCGCAATCGTTTGCTGCAAGTTTTAATCAACCTGATTTCCAATGCCGTTAAGTTTACCGAATCTGGTTGTGTCACCTGCCGCGTCAAACAAGAAAACGACGGTGTTTGCATCAGCGTCATTGATACAGGCATTGGGATTGCGCCTGAAGACCAGCCGAAAGTATTCGAGAAATTCCGCCAAGTTGGCGACACCCTCACCGACAAACCCAAAGGCACAGGGTTAGGACTGCCCATCTGTAAACAAATCGTCGATCATCACGGCGGTAGAATCTGGGTTGAGAGTGAACCAGGTAACGGCAGCATATTCTCGTTTATCATTCCCACCTACGCCAGCGGCCAAAAAAACACTGCTAATCTGAATTTGGATACGCTAGTCAAACAACTCAAAGAACACGTCATCACCAAAAATGCTGTGCTGAACCAAAACCGTAAAACCATTTTGGTTGTAGATGATGATGCTAACATTCGGGAATTGCTCCGCCAACAACTGGAAAACGAAGGCTACAATGTTCGCGAAGGAAAGGACGGCATGGATGCAATTCATCAAATCAAAATATCTCGCCCTGATCTGATCCTCTTAGACGTGATGATGCCCCAAATCAACGGCTTCGATGTGGCAGCCGTTCTCAAAAACGATCCTCAAACCGCAGACATTCCGATTATTATTCTGTCAATTATTGAAAACAAAGAACGGGGCTACCATATTGGGATTGATCGCTATCTCACCAAGCCCATTGACACAGAAAAACTCCTCAACGAAATTGGCTCACTGCTTTACCAAGGCACTTCTAGTAAAAAGGTATTGGTTGTAGATAAAAATGCGTCAGCCTTAAAAACCCTAGCAGATGTACTGCAAACTCAGGGATACAACGTGATTGAAGCTTCCGATCCGCAAGAATGCATTTATAAAGCCCTGTCAGCCAAACCTGACATGATCATCATTGATTCTATCTTCTCTCAAGAAGCCGATTTGGTGAAAACCCTACGGTTTGAGAAGCAGTTGGAAAATGTATTTTTTATTATGCTGTCCGAACAATAG
- a CDS encoding response regulator transcription factor: protein MTQKILIVDDEPNILILMEQALEALEDEGVELLTARNGEEALETIKTEKPNLVFLDVMMPKMNGLQVCHIVKNDLQMADIYIVILTAKGQEFDKQKGIEVGADLYLTKPFRPKEVLEKSMQVLGL, encoded by the coding sequence ATGACCCAGAAAATTCTAATTGTTGACGATGAACCTAATATCTTGATTTTGATGGAACAAGCCTTAGAAGCATTAGAAGATGAGGGTGTTGAACTTCTAACTGCTAGAAATGGAGAAGAAGCTCTCGAAACCATCAAAACTGAAAAACCAAACCTGGTTTTTCTTGATGTGATGATGCCGAAAATGAATGGTCTGCAAGTCTGCCATATTGTAAAAAACGACCTACAAATGGCTGACATATACATTGTCATCTTGACAGCTAAAGGACAGGAATTTGATAAACAAAAAGGAATTGAAGTTGGTGCAGACTTGTATCTAACTAAACCATTTCGCCCCAAAGAAGTACTTGAAAAATCAATGCAGGTGTTGGGTTTGTGA